From Monomorium pharaonis isolate MP-MQ-018 unplaced genomic scaffold, ASM1337386v2 scaffold_239, whole genome shotgun sequence, the proteins below share one genomic window:
- the LOC105834388 gene encoding LOW QUALITY PROTEIN: uncharacterized protein LOC105834388 (The sequence of the model RefSeq protein was modified relative to this genomic sequence to represent the inferred CDS: inserted 1 base in 1 codon; deleted 1 base in 1 codon) produces MHWLVCTCILTATTVLSCRQSEFQCANGHCVALNKVCNVVDDCGDGSDETRPCSPCNKTYYGDVGKTYDLELHRPKEDKVPYICKLTFSAPGDDFGDIVQLTFDSFTLGKFVSFTAEGCPDGSLQISETQRPDVGGLWCGTSWGPAIYYSETASVSILLKLLRLSKDQTGFNFDFRMAYKMIRKSDAVVRYGNPFVGITQVVGTPASTERTSAGYANTSMAMPVQMVEQHVPPPTTSSSEQFLGDLISGTYCSRIFTDCDRKKCRLQSPNFPGLYPRNLTCYYAVRQHEVPPGKHALIHVKQPRGQLVAVRARPATQAEAPPRELRLWQDCDVVQDYVTVYDGYTTREPVILKFCGGGEPVPEAISSGPEILVEFTTSPYGTFLHPTPPHSLHGFQLEVQVTFVDAESPTYAKNKRCEFWLRGTGGGILASPRHSLPRXSTCLYHLRGAGPTLPSPTPPRPLPKFPEQRPGTVWRRPAPKPPQPQFRVWLSILKFHVGTGLSSTDEDCSTTLMVWDGEMMPLSECNDVAW; encoded by the exons ATGCATTGGCTCGTTTGCACCTGCATCCTCACGGCGACGACGGTGCTTTCTTGCCGGCAGAGCGAGTTTCAGTGCGCCAACGGGCACTGCGTCGCCCTCAACAAAGTCTGCAATGTTGTCGACGATTGCGGAGATGGGAGCGACGAGACGCGTCCATGCTCGC CTTGCAACAAAACGTACTACGGCGACGTGGGGAAAACATATGATTTGGAATTGCATCGACCGAAGGAAGATAAGGTGCCTTACATTTGCAAGCTCACCTTCAGCGCGCCAGGTGATGATTTCGGTGACATCGTGCAG CTGACCTTCGACAGCTTCACTCTAGGCAAATTCGTGTCGTTTACCGCAGAGGGATGTCCCGACGGATCCCTGCAAATCTCGGAGACGCAGCGTCCCGACGTCGGCGGCCTCTGGTGCGGCACGTCCTGGGGACCCGCGATCTACTACAGCGAAACAGCCAGCGTTTCGATCCTCCTCAAGCTGCTCAGGCTCAGCAAAGATCAGACGGGATTCAACTTCGACTTCAGAATGGCGTACAAGATGATCAGAAAGTCCGACGCGGTGGTGCGCTACGGAAATCCCTTCGTCG GAATAACGCAGGTCGTCGGGACGCCGGCGTCGACCGAGCGCACGTCCGCCGGGTACGCGAACACGTCGATGGCGATGCCGGTGCAAATGGTCGAGCAACACGTGCCGCCGCCTACGACATCGAGCTCCGAGCAGTTCTTAGGCGACCTAATATCCGGGACTTATTGCTCCCGTATATTCACCGACTGCGACCGGAAGAAGTGCAGATTGCAGTCGCCTAACTTCCCCGGTCTCTATCCCCGCAATCTCACCTGTTATTACGCG GTGAGGCAGCACGAGGTGCCGCCGGGCAAGCACGCTTTAATACACGTGAAGCAGCCCCGGGGCCAATTGGTAGCCGTAAGAGCGCGACCAGCAACCCAGGCGGAAGCGCCACCCCGGGAGCTGCGTCTCTGGCAAGATTGCGACGTCGTTCAG GACTACGTAACAGTGTATGACGGATACACCACCAGGGAGCCCGTGATCCTAAAATTTTGTGGCGGCGGGGAGCCGGTACCGGAGGCCATCAGCAGCGGCCCGGAAATCCTCGTGGAGTTTACTACCTCTCCTTATGGCACCTTCTTACATCCGACGCCGCCCCATTCCCTACATGGGTTTCAATTAGAAGTGCAA GTCACGTTCGTGGACGCGGAATCACCGACCTACGCTAAGAACAAGCGTTGCGAGTTCTGGCTGAGGGGCACCGGCGGCGGCATCCTGGCGTCGCCCCGTCATTCACTGCCGA ACAGCACCTGCCTGTACCATCTTCGCGGCGCCGGTCCTACCCTGCCCAGTCCGACACCGCCGCGGCCATTGCCGAAGTTTCCGGAGCAGAGACCCGGTACCGTGTGGAGAAGACCGGCCCCGAAGCCGCCGCAGCCACAGTTCCGCGTCTGGCTGTCTATCCTCAAGTTCCACGTGGGCACCGGTCTGTCCAGCACCGACGAGGACTGC TCGACGACGCTGATGGTCTGGGACGGCGAGATGATGCCGCTGTCGGAATGCAACGACGTCGCCTGGTAA
- the LOC114255276 gene encoding uncharacterized protein LOC114255276 produces MDIDNNREGHDDPQFVKVLETCLKMEIAASQKILDVNTAEIKQLKITIRSELDKRKELKGKMAQMNKIKLILNETLTRLYISINEVSDSLETIKANADDQYKLIQLRAQEYQDIIAEYKKTWHEYRAIYERFPLAKARNAAKVNLEKLKIEYMIMSYKKAEIMTIIKQRRHINWIRMRCKIIEFVTVMLERMKLEERLVTTKGNVKHHRNELQSIEAELQVLRRKEEDQQRQRKQKMLEMAPPKINIPFREMYVQNQMRARVQHQWKQIQEPFDDTTSVNTLFLEELCINENATVSPERMDIDTTHDNNYNKPPAADTEMSNSKSAIVSDNDNTSPASVAFDTEPSAEKATSVDSDVEMKETHHDEIQKSQESVKTQPSCCTKENPLKHNIAKNPQNEIEAKRIRLQRQDSKRSINKITTPQPSTIVKEMSLGKSSPRSVPKIKKIETVHYNITPLIPKPIQRSTVTASSMFSPIMHYEYCDSNMSSFDQDFMSKGAPSFYEESLCNYRLSPTSNLSICPEEDVPMTPFSKCTVQQDNKPDKTSNERTSPFDFSDFTKKAKDDFSLF; encoded by the exons ATGGATATAGATAACAATCGGGAGGGTCACGATGATCCTCAATTTGTGAAAGTGCTGGAAACTTGTTTGAAAATGGAAATTGCGGCGAGCCAGAAAATTCTCGACG TCAACACAGCGGAAATAAAGCAACTAAAGATTACAATACGCAGCGAGCTCGATAAAAGGAAGGAACTTAAGGGAAAGATGGCGCAGATGAACAAGATTAAGTTGATATTAAATGAGACTTTAACAAG ATTGTACATAAGCATCAACGAGGTCTCCGATAGTTTAGAGACCATAAAAGCAAACGCCGACGATCAGTACAAGCTGATTCAGCTGAGAGCGCAAGAGTATCAGGACATCATTGCTGAATACAAGAAAACGTGGCATGAGTATCGT GCTATATATGAGAGATTTCCACTGGCAAAGGCTAGGAACGCGGCTAAGGTCAATTTGGAAAAGCTTAAAATCGAGTATATGATCATGTCTTACAAGAAAGCGGAAATAATGACAATTATCAAGCAGAGGCGACATATCAACTGGATCCGCATGCGCTGCAAGATAATCGAATTTGTCACCGTGATGTTGGAACGTATGAAATTGGAGGAAAGATTAGTGACGACGAAAGGAAACGTGAAACATCACAGAAATGAATTACAGTCAATCGAAGCCGAG CTGCAAGTATTACGCAGGAAGGAGGAGGATCAGCAAAGACAGAGAAAGCAGAAAATGTTGGAAATGGCACCGCCAAAGATCAATATACCGTTTCGCGAAATGTACGTTCAGAACCAGATGCGCGCGAGGGTGCAGCATCAATGGAAACAGATTCAAGAGCCCTTTGAtg ATACCACATCCGTCAATACCTTGTTCCTGGAAGAATTATGCATAAACGAGAACGCTACAGTGTCGCCCGAGCGAATGGACATAGATACGACACACgacaataattacaataaaccTCCTGCGGCCGACACGGAAATGTCTAATTCTAAAAGCGCGATTGTTTCGGATAACGATAATACGAGCCCCGCTTCGGTAGCGTTCGATACGGAGCCAAGTGCTGAAAAAGCGACTTCGGTAGACAGCGACGTAGAAATGAAAGAGACTCATCACGACGAGATACAGAAGTCGCAAGAGTCCGTTAAAACGCAACCAAGCTGCTGTACAAAAGAAAACCCGCTCAAGCATAACATCGCGAAGAATCCACAGAACGAAATTGAAGCAAAAAGAATCCGACTTCAAAGGCAGGACAGTAAGAGgagtatcaataaaataactacCCCTCAGCCGTCAACTATTGTTAAAGAAATGAGTTTGGGAAAATCCTCGCCCCGGTCGGTTCCGAAgattaaaaagatagaaaccgtacattacaatattacacCGTTAATACCGAAACCCATTCAGCGCTCGACTGTCACCGCGAGCAGTATGTTTTCTCCGATTATGCATTACGAGTACTGTGACAGCAATATGAGTTCCTTTGATCAGGATTTTATGTCAAAag GTGCACCATCATTTTACGAGGAATCTCTGTGTAATTATAGGTTATCTCCGACTtctaatttatcaatttgtcCTGAAGAAGACGTGCCGATGACTCCTTTCTCGAAATGTACAGTGCAACAGGATAATAAACCTGACAAGACATCTAACGAAAGGACATCGc CGTTCGATTTTAGTGACTTTACGAAGAAGGCCAAGGATGACTTTTCattgttttaa